A region of Prochlorococcus marinus subsp. pastoris str. CCMP1986 DNA encodes the following proteins:
- a CDS encoding anthranilate synthase component I family protein: protein MISSQKDSFLKAYKEGKNFIPIFKTWPADLETPLSTWLKLSNKDSHGVFFESVEGGENLGRWSIVATDPLWEAVCLGEETIKTWNNGNSEKYKGDPFDLLRTWTEEYKSYNIDNLPYVGQLYGSWGYELINRIEPNVPINPLEDNNIPYGSWMFFDQLVIFDQMKRCITVVVYADTSRTSETHVQEIYQDSILRINRIKDLMSAPINERHALNWDEKKDLNIAISSNWERKEFEEAVVSAKEYIRKGDIFQIVISQKFQSKVKSDPFNLYRSLRIVNPSPYMAFFDFGSWYLIGSSPEVMVKAEKNKTNQIVASLRPIAGTRPRGQDAEQDLKFEKDLLKDPKEISEHVMLIDLGRNDLGRVCETGTVEVKDLMIIEKYSHVMHIVSEVEGILKSNTGVWDLLKACFPAGTVTGAPKIRAMQLIKDFEKDARGPYAGVYGSIDINGALNTAITIRTMIVQPSNDGEYIVSVQAGAGIVADSSPANEYQETINKAKGILMALACLDR, encoded by the coding sequence ATGATCAGTTCTCAAAAAGATAGTTTTTTAAAGGCTTATAAAGAAGGTAAAAATTTTATACCTATTTTCAAAACATGGCCTGCTGATTTAGAGACTCCATTATCTACATGGCTTAAATTATCAAATAAAGATTCACATGGGGTCTTTTTTGAATCCGTCGAAGGTGGGGAAAATTTAGGTAGATGGAGTATCGTTGCTACTGATCCTCTTTGGGAAGCAGTTTGTCTTGGAGAAGAAACTATTAAGACTTGGAATAATGGAAATAGTGAAAAATATAAAGGCGATCCTTTTGATTTATTAAGAACTTGGACCGAAGAATATAAGTCATATAATATCGATAATTTACCTTATGTTGGTCAGTTATATGGTTCTTGGGGTTATGAATTAATCAATCGCATAGAGCCTAATGTGCCTATTAATCCTCTAGAAGATAATAATATACCCTATGGATCTTGGATGTTTTTTGATCAATTAGTAATATTTGATCAAATGAAAAGATGTATCACTGTAGTTGTATATGCTGACACTTCCAGAACATCAGAAACTCATGTTCAAGAAATTTATCAAGATTCGATTTTAAGAATTAATAGAATCAAAGATTTAATGAGTGCTCCAATTAATGAAAGACATGCTCTTAACTGGGATGAAAAAAAAGATTTGAATATTGCAATTTCAAGTAATTGGGAAAGAAAAGAGTTTGAAGAAGCTGTTGTTTCTGCAAAGGAATATATAAGAAAAGGAGATATTTTTCAAATTGTTATTAGCCAAAAATTTCAATCGAAAGTTAAAAGTGATCCCTTTAATCTATATAGAAGCTTAAGGATTGTTAATCCTTCACCTTATATGGCTTTCTTTGATTTTGGATCATGGTACTTAATAGGTTCTAGTCCTGAAGTAATGGTCAAAGCAGAGAAGAATAAAACTAATCAAATTGTTGCAAGCTTAAGACCGATAGCTGGTACAAGGCCAAGAGGTCAAGATGCTGAACAAGATTTAAAATTTGAGAAAGATTTATTAAAAGATCCTAAAGAGATATCAGAACATGTAATGCTTATTGATCTGGGAAGAAATGATTTAGGAAGAGTATGTGAAACAGGCACAGTAGAGGTTAAAGATTTGATGATAATTGAAAAATATTCACACGTAATGCACATAGTTAGTGAAGTTGAAGGTATCTTAAAAAGTAATACTGGGGTATGGGATTTACTTAAAGCATGTTTTCCTGCTGGTACAGTAACTGGGGCTCCAAAAATTAGAGCTATGCAATTAATTAAAGACTTTGAGAAAGATGCTAGAGGTCCTTATGCTGGAGTTTATGGGTCTATAGATATAAATGGTGCACTAAATACTGCGATAACAATAAGAACAATGATAGTTCAGCCTTCAAATGATGGGGAATATATAGTTTCTGTTCAGGCTGGTGCTGGGATAGTTGCAGATTCCTCTCCTGCGAATGAATATCAAGAGACTATTAATAAAGCCAAAGGCATATTAATGGCATTGGCTTGTTTGGATAGATAA
- a CDS encoding Mrp/NBP35 family ATP-binding protein, producing MTTVEDANYSLSKILDSGSKKNLIELAWIKNVRVILPRIIITLSLPSFANSQRERIVKEVKNILLKFEDVNDVQIEIDNKVSQSNSTSENNFPELKNIKGIKHIIAISSGKGGVGKSTIAVNIACSLAKLGLKTGLLDADIYGPNTPSMLGVTEENPKVTDGSGNDQRLIPINKYGISLVSMGFLIEEGQPVIWRGPMLNSIIKQFLYQVEWNNLDFLVIDLPPGTGDAQISLSQSVPISGAIVVTTPQKVSLQDARRGLAMFKQLGVPLLGVVENMSVFIPPDMPNKKYEIFGKGGGKILAGENNLPLLAQIPIEIELVNDSNKGVPISISEPDKESSIRFKELAQLIKKQFIN from the coding sequence ATGACTACAGTCGAAGATGCGAATTATTCATTATCAAAGATTCTAGATTCTGGATCAAAGAAAAATCTTATTGAACTTGCCTGGATTAAGAATGTTAGAGTAATTTTACCCAGAATAATAATCACACTATCCTTACCTTCATTTGCAAATTCTCAGAGAGAGCGAATAGTAAAAGAGGTTAAAAATATACTCCTTAAATTTGAGGATGTTAATGATGTACAAATAGAAATTGACAATAAAGTATCTCAATCGAATTCTACAAGCGAAAATAATTTTCCTGAGTTGAAGAACATTAAAGGCATAAAACATATTATCGCTATAAGTAGTGGTAAGGGGGGTGTCGGTAAAAGTACAATTGCAGTTAATATCGCATGCTCGTTAGCTAAATTAGGTTTAAAAACTGGTTTATTAGATGCTGATATTTATGGGCCTAATACTCCTTCAATGCTGGGAGTTACCGAAGAAAATCCAAAAGTAACTGATGGTAGCGGTAATGATCAAAGATTAATTCCAATTAATAAATATGGTATCTCATTAGTCTCAATGGGTTTTTTGATAGAAGAAGGACAACCAGTAATATGGAGAGGACCAATGTTAAATAGCATAATAAAGCAATTTCTTTATCAAGTTGAATGGAATAATCTTGACTTCTTAGTTATTGACTTACCTCCAGGTACAGGAGATGCTCAAATATCTTTATCTCAATCTGTTCCTATTTCTGGTGCAATTGTTGTAACGACGCCTCAAAAGGTATCTTTGCAAGATGCAAGAAGAGGGTTGGCAATGTTTAAGCAACTTGGTGTTCCACTATTGGGTGTTGTAGAAAATATGTCTGTTTTTATTCCACCAGATATGCCTAATAAAAAATATGAAATTTTTGGTAAAGGTGGCGGGAAAATCTTAGCTGGGGAAAATAATTTACCATTACTTGCTCAAATTCCTATCGAAATAGAACTTGTCAATGATAGTAATAAGGGTGTTCCAATTTCAATAAGTGAACCAGATAAAGAAAGTTCAATTAGATTTAAAGAGTTAGCTCAATTGATTAAAAAACAATTTATTAATTAG
- the rodA gene encoding rod shape-determining protein RodA: MFKEISLKKKKRFFEKKHKINRKIIFSPLLVIPLALVFISSILIKSVQREFLQSDFLNHLFTGLLGYFLAIFISYIPIERIKKYLIPFYFCSLLSLIFIYFFGISIYGAQRWLSLGIFSFQPSEVAKLSTILTLALVLERKSISSIKDLILPFLIVVIPWLLIFFQPDLGTSLVLIVLTFGMLYWSQMPIEWFLILVCCIFTSLFYLISPNLLIVWLPFMGYLAYRSSQKKIIFSMFTLALHSLVIKLTPFIWEFGLKDYQKDRLVLFLDPSRDPLGGGYHLLQSKIAIGSGGLLGTGLLNGKLTNLQFIPEQHTDFIFSALGEELGFLGCILVLFLFFVLIGRLVKVSENARTPFESLIIIGIASTFLFQIIINLFMTIGLGPVTGIPLPFMSYGRTSLLINFICIGLALSTLNRSRSLRNQ; this comes from the coding sequence ATGTTTAAGGAAATTTCTTTAAAAAAGAAAAAGAGATTTTTTGAAAAAAAACATAAAATTAATCGAAAAATTATTTTTTCACCTTTACTAGTTATCCCTTTAGCGTTAGTTTTTATTTCAAGTATTTTAATAAAAAGTGTACAAAGAGAATTTTTACAATCAGATTTTTTAAATCATCTTTTCACAGGCTTATTAGGATATTTTTTAGCTATTTTTATTTCATATATACCAATAGAGAGAATTAAAAAATATTTGATTCCATTCTATTTTTGCTCTTTACTTTCATTAATTTTCATCTATTTTTTTGGGATTTCAATTTATGGTGCTCAAAGATGGTTGAGCTTGGGGATTTTTTCTTTTCAACCTTCTGAAGTCGCGAAATTGAGTACTATATTAACTCTTGCTTTAGTTCTAGAAAGGAAGTCTATTTCTTCGATAAAAGATCTAATATTACCTTTTTTAATTGTAGTCATTCCCTGGTTATTAATATTTTTTCAACCTGATTTAGGGACTTCTCTAGTTTTAATAGTATTGACTTTTGGAATGCTTTATTGGTCCCAAATGCCGATAGAATGGTTTCTCATTTTGGTTTGTTGTATTTTTACCTCTCTATTTTATTTAATTTCTCCAAACTTGCTTATTGTCTGGCTTCCTTTTATGGGTTACTTAGCCTATAGGTCCTCGCAAAAGAAAATCATCTTCTCGATGTTTACATTAGCTCTTCATTCATTAGTTATAAAGTTGACACCTTTTATTTGGGAATTTGGCTTAAAAGATTATCAAAAAGATAGATTAGTTCTGTTCCTAGATCCTAGTAGGGACCCTTTAGGAGGAGGATATCATTTATTGCAAAGTAAAATAGCAATAGGTTCTGGAGGTCTTCTTGGGACTGGTTTATTAAATGGTAAACTTACAAATTTACAATTTATACCTGAACAACATACAGATTTTATCTTTAGTGCGTTAGGGGAAGAATTAGGTTTTTTAGGATGCATTCTGGTTCTTTTTTTGTTTTTTGTTTTGATTGGTCGTCTTGTAAAGGTATCTGAAAATGCCAGAACTCCTTTTGAGTCATTAATAATTATTGGAATAGCGTCAACATTTTTATTTCAGATCATTATTAACTTATTCATGACTATTGGATTAGGTCCAGTAACTGGCATTCCGCTACCTTTTATGAGTTATGGTAGGACTTCTTTATTGATTAACTTTATATGCATTGGTCTGGCATTATCTACTTTAAATCGCTCTAGATCATTAAGAAATCAATGA
- the gshA gene encoding glutamate--cysteine ligase produces MNNNNLYKGFEVELFTGSQNNHVGVSDDIEKTFSNFVKEPDNRNVEYITNPEKDYKVSYKNLLEPRISLRKWLNKRDLTIIPSSTLCFKHNNQFQRSDKNNVYHQFIQENYGISIATSSVHINLGIDNLDKLFAAIRLVRCEASLYLSISASSPFLNNKLTTNHSQRWIQFPKTPNKVPFFYNHNDYIKWIEENIKNGNMYNIRHFWSSIRPNGPQRPHVLDRLELRICDYISDIELLLAITALLELRVIYLFENLKTLDPLNTSNFSMDQLTKICDQNEIKAAQMSLDAKLTHWRDGKKMICREWIKNVLADLSLTAEKLNMTHLLKPIYKVLEEGNQSMKWIKQYKEGLSIEDIMKFTAQNMIQSEEESI; encoded by the coding sequence ATGAATAATAATAATTTATATAAAGGCTTTGAAGTAGAACTCTTTACTGGTTCTCAAAATAATCATGTTGGAGTTTCTGATGATATTGAAAAAACGTTTTCGAATTTTGTCAAAGAGCCGGATAATAGAAATGTTGAGTATATTACGAATCCAGAAAAAGACTATAAAGTCAGTTATAAGAATTTATTAGAACCTAGAATAAGTTTAAGGAAATGGTTAAACAAAAGAGATTTAACAATAATCCCTTCATCTACGTTATGTTTTAAACACAATAATCAGTTTCAACGTTCTGATAAAAATAACGTTTATCATCAATTTATTCAAGAGAACTACGGTATATCAATCGCCACTTCCAGTGTTCATATAAATTTAGGTATTGATAACTTAGATAAACTTTTTGCAGCTATCCGACTTGTAAGGTGTGAGGCTTCTTTGTATTTATCAATAAGTGCAAGCTCTCCTTTTTTAAATAATAAACTTACTACTAATCATTCACAGAGATGGATTCAATTCCCTAAAACACCAAATAAGGTTCCTTTTTTTTATAATCATAATGACTATATAAAATGGATTGAAGAAAATATTAAGAATGGAAATATGTACAATATTAGACATTTTTGGTCTTCTATTCGCCCAAATGGACCTCAAAGGCCTCATGTCTTAGATCGTCTGGAATTAAGAATTTGCGATTACATCTCTGATATTGAGTTGTTGTTGGCAATAACAGCTTTACTTGAACTTAGAGTGATTTATTTATTCGAAAATCTGAAGACTTTAGATCCCTTAAATACTAGTAACTTTTCTATGGATCAATTAACAAAAATATGTGATCAAAACGAAATTAAAGCTGCACAAATGAGTCTAGACGCTAAATTGACTCATTGGAGAGATGGCAAGAAAATGATTTGTAGAGAATGGATAAAAAATGTATTAGCTGATTTATCTTTAACTGCAGAAAAGTTAAATATGACTCATCTTTTGAAACCTATTTATAAAGTTCTTGAGGAAGGAAATCAATCTATGAAATGGATAAAACAATACAAAGAAGGATTGTCTATTGAGGATATTATGAAATTTACTGCTCAGAACATGATTCAAAGTGAAGAAGAAAGTATTTAA
- a CDS encoding photosystem I reaction center subunit II PsaD, whose product MTETLVGQFPKHIGSTGGLLNSAETEEKYAISWNSSKEQAFELPTGGAAIMHEGDNLMYFARKEQCLALGTQLRGFKPRIENFKIYRIFPGGDIEFLHPKDGVFSEKVNEGREKVGHNPRRIGENPNPAGLKFTTKETFE is encoded by the coding sequence ATGACTGAAACTTTAGTTGGTCAATTTCCAAAGCATATAGGCAGTACTGGGGGTTTATTAAACTCTGCAGAAACTGAAGAAAAATATGCGATTTCATGGAATAGCTCCAAGGAACAAGCATTTGAGTTGCCAACTGGTGGAGCCGCTATTATGCACGAGGGAGATAATTTAATGTACTTTGCAAGAAAAGAACAATGTCTTGCTCTTGGGACACAATTAAGGGGTTTTAAACCTAGGATTGAAAATTTTAAAATTTATAGAATATTCCCTGGCGGAGATATTGAATTCTTACATCCTAAGGATGGAGTATTCTCCGAGAAAGTTAATGAAGGTAGAGAAAAAGTTGGTCATAATCCAAGAAGAATTGGAGAGAATCCGAATCCTGCAGGTTTAAAATTTACTACTAAAGAAACTTTTGAATAA
- a CDS encoding sensor histidine kinase, translated as MKSLITIKKIQDLLLQGLNTSYVDDETSRRMWWASLEVIQKEFLSHTQEGGFWVASPLPALTDKKCLAKMQGWLWSPEGFPYFQMDNAGFLPVDHSIKIKEDSNFVRNYKVLNLNTKDGYEPFLIIITTNFQCLLTIAGEKDERTLLMRCDESSLKTAIELIDAKLNQENFEEAINFRNAIKNLGDLNINNEFDKSFWPSLSIKLANLIPKLSVQNAVKNDDKNDQLTEAKLLQAISHEVRTPLATIRTLISSTLRKYNMDESMRNRLIQIDNECNEQIDRFGLIFNAAELVSNDNSPPNQLARINLGEILYKLSPVWSKQLKRRGISIETDIPKQLPEILSDSEKLELMLRGLIDKNTRGLREGSTLILELRPAGQKLKLQLKVKKFDTGKNEIFNTENGSDIGPVLNWNPQTGSLQLSQVATQKLLASLGGHVTQRRDTGLTVFFPIADIDHI; from the coding sequence ATGAAATCTCTGATAACTATAAAAAAAATTCAAGATTTACTTCTGCAAGGATTAAATACCTCATATGTTGATGATGAAACTTCTAGACGGATGTGGTGGGCTTCTTTAGAAGTTATTCAAAAAGAGTTCCTCTCCCACACTCAAGAAGGAGGATTTTGGGTAGCTTCTCCTTTGCCTGCTCTCACAGATAAAAAATGTCTTGCAAAAATGCAAGGTTGGTTATGGTCTCCAGAAGGTTTTCCATATTTTCAGATGGATAATGCTGGTTTCCTACCAGTAGATCATTCCATAAAAATTAAAGAAGACAGTAATTTTGTTAGGAATTACAAAGTCTTAAATTTAAATACTAAAGATGGTTATGAACCTTTTTTAATAATTATTACTACTAATTTTCAATGTCTTTTAACAATTGCAGGAGAAAAAGACGAGAGAACTTTACTTATGAGATGCGATGAAAGTAGCCTAAAAACTGCAATTGAATTGATTGATGCAAAATTGAATCAAGAAAATTTTGAAGAGGCAATTAATTTTCGTAATGCAATTAAAAATTTAGGAGATCTTAATATTAATAATGAATTTGACAAGAGTTTTTGGCCCAGTTTATCAATTAAGTTGGCAAATTTAATTCCTAAATTAAGTGTTCAGAATGCAGTTAAAAATGATGATAAAAATGATCAATTAACGGAGGCAAAGTTATTACAAGCAATTTCTCATGAAGTCAGAACTCCTTTAGCAACTATAAGGACTTTAATAAGCTCTACTCTCAGGAAATATAATATGGACGAATCAATGAGAAACCGTTTAATTCAAATTGATAATGAGTGTAATGAGCAAATAGATAGATTTGGTCTTATTTTCAATGCTGCGGAACTTGTAAGTAACGATAACTCCCCCCCCAATCAGTTGGCAAGAATAAATTTAGGGGAAATTCTTTATAAATTATCACCTGTTTGGAGTAAACAATTAAAGCGACGTGGGATTTCAATAGAAACTGATATACCTAAACAACTTCCCGAAATTTTGAGTGATTCTGAAAAACTAGAATTAATGTTAAGAGGGCTAATCGATAAAAATACCAGAGGATTAAGAGAAGGTAGTACTTTAATCTTAGAGTTAAGGCCCGCGGGACAAAAATTAAAACTTCAATTAAAAGTAAAAAAATTTGATACGGGTAAAAACGAAATTTTCAATACAGAAAATGGTTCTGATATTGGTCCAGTATTAAATTGGAATCCTCAAACAGGAAGTTTACAATTAAGTCAAGTTGCAACTCAAAAATTATTAGCGAGTTTAGGAGGTCACGTTACACAAAGAAGGGATACTGGCTTGACAGTATTTTTCCCAATTGCAGATATAGATCATATTTAA